The following are encoded in a window of Carassius auratus strain Wakin chromosome 6, ASM336829v1, whole genome shotgun sequence genomic DNA:
- the fam83fb gene encoding protein FAM83F — translation MAESQLLCMEDGLMPTAVPESRPQFYYSEQHRAALERLITGGDGAFKSLLKDENGQDFLSAREITAITSSFVKYKTDEENGGASAGQDKRDDAGSLHSTYWPQMSDTEVPPLDIGWPSSGLFKGVTRVAVHTHPPKDNGPHIKEVVRKLIQESSKVVAIVMDLLTDLQILRDLFEASKRGVPIYIVLDEPGAPHFLDMCNRLQVGARDLQNIRTRTVKGIGLNLSVGRIPGNVQSKYMLIDGDKVMFGTYSFSWSSSRMDRNMITVMSGQVVDFYDNDFRELYAISDKLDLFKQFHMTKPQTGTLSRAAVPKRPAAATSRFQVNLGDVTRGDGKVPAHKYHNPKYLLALGQIPGPTEPLQDFFNKMEPPDPETEQELENPTEELENLTPDPSPPEKKKSKKLKLSFKSKRGKKDKKSDEVIEENPANPSDEASKHTLTRDETQDSLKKKNTECMCVIA, via the exons ATGGCGGAGTCACAGCTGTTGTGTATGGAGGACGGGCTCATGCCCACCGCGGTGCCCGAGTCCCGACCGCAGTTCTACTACAGCGAGCAGCACCGGGCGGCCCTCGAGCGCCTGATCACCGGCGGAGACGGAGCCTTCAAGAGCCTCCTGAAGGACGAGAACGGACAAGACTTCCTGTCGGCGCGGGAGATCACGGCCATCACCAGCAGCTTCGTCAAATACAAGACCGATGAAGAGAACGGAGGAGCGTCAGCGGGTCAAGACAAACGTGACGACGCCGGGTCACTGCACTCCACGTACTGGCCGCAGATGTCGGACACCGAGGTTCCGCCGCTGGACATCGGCTGGCCCTCATCAGGGCTCTTTAAAGGGGTCACCCGGGTGGCTGTGCACACACACCCGCCCAAAGACAACGGCCCGCACATCAAGGAGGTGGTCCGCAAACTCATCCAGGAGTCCAGCAAG GTCGTGGCGATCGTGATGGACCTGCTGACCGATCTGCAGATTCTGCGGGATCTGTTTGAGGCGTCCAAGCGTGGCGTGCCCATCTACATCGTGCTGGATGAGCCGGGAGCGCCGCACTTTCTGGACATGTGCAACCGGCTGCAGGTCGGAGCTAGAGATCTGCAG AATATCCGGACTCGGACCGTGAAGGGAATCGGGTTGAATCTGTCCGTGGGGAGAATCCCAGGAAACGTCCAGAGCAAGTACATGCTCATCGATGGAGATAAAGTCATGTTTGGGACGTACAG TTTCTCCTGGAGCTCTTCTCGGATGGACAGAAACATGATCACCGTGATGTCGGGGCAGGTGGTGGATTTCTATGATAACGATTTCCGAGAACTTTACGCCATCTCAGACAAACTGGACCTGTTTAAGCAGTTTCACATGACCAAGCCTCAAACGGGAACCCTGTCAAGGGCCGCGGTGCCCAAACGTCCCGCAGCGGCCACTTCACGCTTCCAGGTCAATCTCGGAGACGTGACGCGTGGAGATGGGAAAGTGCCTGCACACAAATACCACAATCCCAAATACCTGCTAGCGCTCGGACAGATCCCGGGACCCACGGAGCCGCTGCAGGACTTCTTCAATAAGATGGAGCCGCCCGATCCAGAGACGGAGCAAGAGCTAGAGAATCCCACAGAAGAGCTGGAGAACCTCACACCTGATCCCTCTCCACCTGAGAAGAAAAAGTCCAAGAAACTCAAACTCTCATTTAAGTCAAAGCGAGGGAAGAAGGACAAGAAGAGTGACGAGGTTATTGAAGAAAACCCTGCAAACCCTTCAGACGAGGCGTCTAAACACACGCTCACCAGAGACGAGACGCAGGACAGTCTCAAGAAGAAGAATACAGAATGCATGTGCGTTATTGCATAa
- the LOC113089814 gene encoding cytohesin-4-like: protein MTESYHTDLTAEEQMEIERLKMHKQILLEDIEKLKNQIENVMADIQDFKSAEDNKMLEREKRFCSGKKKFNMDPKKGIKYLVDNELLDWKPERVAEFLYKEEGLNKTAIGDFLGEREDMHLQILKAFVELHEFSDLNLVQALRQFLWSFRLPGEAQKIDRMMEAFATRYCNCNANVFQSTDTCYILSFAIIMLNTSLHNPNVKDKTSLERFISMNRGINNGQDLPNELLTNLYNSIRNEPFKIPEDDGNDLTHTFFNPEREGWLLKLGGRVKTWKRRWFILTDNCLYYFEYTTDKEPRGIIPLENLCVREVMFPRKPYCLELYNPNSQGQKIKACKTETDGRVVEGKHQSYTICAASAEERDEWIESIRASITKDPFYDLVSTRKKKVINTVTEN from the exons ATGACGGAGAGCTATCACACAG ATTTGACGGCGGAGGAGCAGATGGAGATCGAACGGCTGAAGATGCACAAGCAGATCCTGCTGGAGGACATTGAG AAACTAAAGAACCAGATTGAAAACGTCATGGCAGATATCCAGGATTTCAAATCAGCAGAAGACAA TAAGATGCTGGAGAGGGAGAAACGCTTCTGTAGCGGCAAGAAGAAATTCAACATGGATCCTAAAAAG GGAATCAAGTATCTGGTGGATAATGAGCTTCTGGACTGGAAACCAGAACGAGTGGCCGAGTTTCTGTATAAAGAGGAAGGACTGAATAAGACCGCCATCGGAGACTTCCTGGGAGAGAG GGAGGACATGCACCTGCAGATCCTCAAAGCGTTCGTGGAGCTGCACGAGTTTTCAGATCTGAACCTGGTCCAGGCGTTACG GCAGTTCTTGTGGAGTTTCCGTCTGCCGGGTGAAGCTCAGAAGATCGACCGCATGATGGAGGCCTTCGCCACGCGCTACTGTAACTGCAACGCCAACGTCTTCCAGTCCACAG ACACGTGTTATATCCTGTCGTTTGCCATCATCATGTTGAACACGAGTCTGCACAATCCCAACGTGAAGGACAAGACCTCGCTCGAGAGATTCATCAGCATGAACCGCGGCATTAACAACGGACAAGACCTACCCAACGAGCTTCTGACG AATCTGTACAACAGCATACGCAACGAACCCTTCAAAATCCCAGAGGATGATGGGAATGATCTGACGCACACCTTCTTCAACCCGGAGCGAGAGGGATGGCTGCTCAAACTGG GCGGTCGTGTGAAGACGTGGAAGAGACGCTGGTTCATCCTGACTGATAACTGTCTGTATTACTTTGAATATACCACG gacAAAGAGCCGCGAGGAATCATTCCTCTGGAGAACCTGTGTGTGAGGGAAGTCATGTTTCCACGCAAACCG TATTGTTTGGAGCTGTATAACCCCAACAGCCAGGGTCAGAAGATCAAGGCGTGTAAGACAGAGACGGATGGACGTGTGGTGGAAGGGAAGCATCAGTCGTACACCATCTGTGCTGCTTCAGCGGAGGAGAGAGACGAGTGGATCGAGTCCATCAG GGCCAGCATCACGAAAGACCCCTTCTATGATCTAGTGTCCACCCGCAAAAAGAAAGTCATCAACACAGTGACAGAGAACTGA